Genomic segment of Aneurinibacillus sp. REN35:
CCGATACAAAGCGATTCTTTTCAAGCAGAAAATGCCGCTTCTCCCTTGTGGGAACCTGCTCTTTTTGGATGTCGTCTACGGTGCTTCGCTTTGCGTTCATTGCCTGGATTCCATTAGTGCTCGGCATTACTTCGCTCGATAAAATATCCATGCTCGTAGCAATTACCGGTGTTGGTATTATCATCGGCTCACTTGCCACACCGTATCTGATACCGGCACATAAATTCTATCGTTCTTATATATATGGCCTAATGATGGCACTGCTTATTATCTCTTCTGTGTTCTTATCGAATCTCTATCTGATCATTGCTGTACTCATGGCTATCGGCTTTATGGGCGGCGCATTCATCGTACCAATGAATACGGTGATTCAAGATGAGGGACATAAGCTTGGGGGAACAGGAAAAGCGGTCGCTGTACAAAACTTTGTAAATAATACGATGATGCTTTTGGGAATGGGTATTTATACAGGAGCAACCAAGGCCGGCGTCTCTGCTCCTGCATCCATCGTGACGATCGGTCTGATTCTGCTCTGCTTTGTCTTATACCTTCATTTCCAAAAGAAAAAACTACTTGTTGTGTTACAGGTTCCACCTCAAAAAAATACATCAGAGTTTCTATAGGAGCCAATACACAAAGGAGCGGAGAGAATTCTTTTCTCTCCGCTCCTTGATTTACTGTGCAATCGAAGCCTGTGCCTCCTCCACGCGGGCAGAAACCGGAAGCGGTGACCGCTGAGGAGCAGATGCAGGTTGATGCTTTCTTTTTCTTTGCGTTCGCATATAGACGAATGCGAACCACGCCTGAGCGAGATAGAATGCCAGAAGATGAGGGTCCTGTGGCAGACGAAAGTACATATCGCAAACAATGCTATACGTTACAAATGCAAAAAATAATATATAAATTGATACCAGTCCATTTCGCAGCGTATTGCGATAAAAAATTCCCAATCCGACGAATGAAAGTATAAACATTCCTATATAACCCCAGAACGAATCCATTTCATATTTCTCCTATTATGTAAAATCGTGCGAGCAGGTCTAACGTAACAACGAACATTTGCTCCACCTATGATTATTGACTTGTTATAGCGTATCCTTTTTTCTAAATGTAACGCAAAAAACGACAGCATACGAGGGACTTTGCGCTTATTTATGTAAGGGGTGGCTAAAATAGTCACATTATACAGATACTTTTCCACGATTCTACCTGTTTGAAACATAGCAAAGGAAAAACCTACTCCCTTATTGAGCAGGTTTTCTACCCGTAAACAACCATACATATCGATTTAGCTGACGGGCGAAAAAGACAAGTCCCGCTTCTTCAAACATGCGGCGCAGCACAGGAACGAGCGTGTAATATTCAGTTTGCAGATCTTCAAGCAGGGCGAATGCACGCTGTTCTCTCGCTCGCGTGTGGATGATTTGTTTCGCCTCTTCATCCGCGTATGCCGTATCGGCGAACACAATAATCCCATTATCACGCAATCGTTCTGCGAGCTGTCGAATGGCGCGCGCCTTTTGCTCATCTGTCAGATGATGCAGCGCATACGTGCTGACGATTCCATCGAGTTGACCCATCGCTTCTGGAATAGAGAGGAAGTGTCCATCCTCTACCGTAAACCGCGGTAATTTGTGACGGGCAATCTCACGCATGTCGGGCGAGGGATCTACCCCACATACATCCCATCCTTGCAGCAAAAGACGCTCTGTCAAATTCCCAGTACCGACTCCAATCTCTAGTACGCGCTTTCCCCGAAGAGAGGTTAACTCCGCTGCGACTTGATCAAGAATGGCTTCATACCCTTCAAACACTTCCGCATATTCACCTTCTGTATCAGATACCGTATGGTCATATTGGTCTGCCCACTGTTCAAAAACATGATTAAACTGTACTTCACGCTCTGACATTGTTTATCCTCCTCTTTTTTCTACACTATATGCAACTGATTACTGTAAAGTTTATTATTCCTATTAATTTAATAAGTTTTATTGTATAAAAAATTCTCCTATCCTTCAATAGGAGAGTATCGTACCTTTTTACTCTATTTCCTTCTTTTCTTTTATTGCTTTATTAAGTCGTTGCAGCATATAGCCAATCCCTTTGCAGCCCTGCAGCGGAAAACGGTACGTGCAATGATCACCGAATACAGCCCGGATTACCTTCGTGTGTTTTTTTCCTGCCACGATAACAATCTCATCGAAGCGCCTAAGCTCTTTCTCCTCTACTTGTCGCTTTAATGCTTCTATCGTGATAATATCCTGACTTTTAGAGTCAAATGCCAGATCATAATTGCCTGGTACAAGGTCTGTTGGACGCAAAAAGCCATGCTTGGCCGAAAGAATAACCCAATGATCGAAAAAGGTCTTCGCGTATGCATGACATGCCGAGCCAAATGGACTGATGTATGCATCATACGCTGGAACTGCTCCTAATTCCGGATGCTTATCCCATATCTTAACTGCCCCACATGGGGTAATACAGAGCCTTCTTTTCATTGTCTGTTCTTCCTCCTTCCGACCAAACAAAAAAGCCGCCCATGAAGCGACTTTCTATCCAGTCAGCGTATTTATTCGACTTCAATCCAGACATTTCCCTTTTTCGCCTTATATTCCCGAGTTCCTTTAAGCTGATTATCCTTCAAGCTTAACACATAATCTCCGCCAAGCGACAAGGAACCGCTATTATGGACGAACTTCGTCTCTTTAAATGTGATTTTGTTGTTGATGACCTCTCCCTGCAAAGCGATAATATCATCAGTATTTACAAACTCCATTTTTCCGTTAAAGCTGCCGGTCTGATTGTTAAAATCAAAAAAGCTAATTTTAAATGTCCATCTCTTATTTGTCCCCGCTTCAGTGTATTCACCATAAAACGAAGAATCACTGGAGAGCACGGATGCGATTTTCTTTTGACTATAATCGCCCGGCTGTATCGGTAAATCGGTAGGCCCTCCTGTAGGAGATGTTACGTAGATAGCTTTTGTTTTTGGATTATACAGCACTTCCTTTCCCAGCGAATCCGCCATAAAACGAAGAGGCACATAGGTAGTACCGTTGTAGATAAACCCCGGCTTGGCTGTCTTCTTCTGCACACCATCAAAATAGTATTTTAACGGCAGAAAATCTACCTTAATGGAACTGGCCGCATATACGACCCCAGAACAAAAAATGCCTCCGGCTATAAACCCTGTTACAAGATACTTTAGCTTCCCCGATTTCCTCATATCTCTTTCCTCCCTATCTCTAAAGTACAATCCATACAAACATCCGCAAAAACTTTCCATCTTCTGTTATCATAATAATAGGATAAAAACCATAGTTAGCATAGGAGGATTACGATCATGCTGGGCATGTTTTCACTGGTTTTTATTATTATAGGTATTGTGGGCATCATCATTCTCATAATAAGCGGCGGATTATTTTATTTGGCCATAAAAAAATCCGCCGCTCTCACAACCATTTTTTCTATGGTTCTATTTGTCGCTGCCATCTATATCATTCACTATGCCTTGAATTCCTATGTTGAACTACAAAATGACCCTTTTATACGATACTTTTCTTAAATGATATAGCAAACATAAGGATTTGATGTGTCAGTAAGGAGAGAGGCAGGAAGAGAATTATGGAGCTGCATACTGTACGCGCTTATTGTCTGAAGAAAAAGGGAGCCTTCGAAGATTTTCCGTTTGGCGAGGATAAACATGTAATCAAGATATGCGGAAAAATGTTTGCACTTCTATCCGACAAAGACGGCGTCCTCCATATCAGTCTAAAATGCGAGCCGGAAGCCTGTGAGATTTTACGTGAACAGTACTCCGCTATTAAGCCTGGCTATCATCTAAATAAACGTCATTGGAACACCATCGAAGTGGATGATAGTATTCCGTCGGAAGAAATTCTCGGTATGATTGACCACTCCTACCAGCTAGTTTTTAAAGGATTGAAAAAAGTTGATAAGGAATCGTTACGATAAAAGTGAGGAAGGCTAAACCTTCTGTTTCCAAAAGTTTTAGCCTTCCTTATTAAGTCAGCCTATTAATGACTTGCACCAGAAACTTTCACTATATATCGACGAGTCCACAAATAACTAAGAAACAAAATACCATTTACAATAACAGAATCCACAATATTCCATTGCTCAGCGAACCTATCAAAGGCCTCACCAAAAACGATATAGCCTACTGTCATATAGACAAAATAAATACCAATTGAAATAGCAACACAACGAATAAAAATAGGCCAGCTCAAACAAATAAACCTGTCTATAAATTCCTCGTTATCACCTTTTGCATTGGCCTTATAGCACGCAATGACCCCCCACACCGTGATCCCAAAGTAAAAAAGATGATCAATAACAGTAAAAACACTAAACTCTTGGGGCATATAGACCAACAATAAAGACTTGATAACAGCTAACAAAACATATATCAATAAATACTTCATCTTTTCTTTTTGGGATAATCTTTTCTCTTTCAGTTCTTGTGCTAAGGCGTCTACTTTCCAAAAATACATCGTAATTCCTCCAACATCTATGCTTGATTAAACAATAAGACTAGCTAAGAAGTCTATTGTTTCACATATAGATATTGATTAATTACCCGGTTTATCTTCCATAATAGGATTTTATTCCCTAGGAAAAATTAGAAAATCGTTTTTTTTATTATTATGAGTCTGATATACTAGGTTTAGGGGTGATTTTGAAGGAATTTACTAATTATATAGTAATTTCCGTTACGTTATGAACACTGAAATTTTATTCGGACTCTTCTTCTCTTTTTTAGAGAAACTATCTTTTTTGATCTTCCCATTAGCTCTCTTTAAGTATGCAATACGTGCACGAATCATCGCTATTCTGCTTATCTGCCTTATTCTTACCATTGCAACACATTTTATTAGGCAATATGAGGCTATAAATGTGCCGTACTCTGTATTTATAGGGATGATGATTAGTTATGTCCTCACCGTCGTAGTTTTAAAAATCAAACCATTTCCGGCTATTACAGTCATTTCTGTAGGTTATATAACGAACTCAACAATCCAAGTCGTTATACTTATTATGCTTATTGTCACTACAAACCAGTCTCTTACGCAAATAACAAATCATTTTAATCATCAAATTCTTATTTATGCAATAACATTTCTAATGATGATGGCGGCCAGCTATTTCACTAAAAAATTTGAGTGGCAGGTCAGCTTAGAACAAGCTGAAAATACTCGGCTAAGTAGACAAATAAATATATTCGTTAGTCTCTTCTCACTTGTAGGTCTTATTATGGTGATTCAGACTATAACCGTATTCTTTTCTTTGAACACCCATATACTTCAAAGTATCCCTCTAATTTTAGGAACATTCGGTCTTTTCTTAATCCTATTCCTCATCATCAGAAATATAATTCTGTCTCAGAAACATGCAAAAATTGAAGAAGATAAACATTATTTAGAAACCATAACCACTTATTCTAGTGAAATTAAACATAGCATTCGCGAGTATAAAGCACACCTTAAAGTTTTGCAGCGACTAGCACATTATCAAGATCCTACCCTTTATAAACAGTATCTTTCCGATTTACTTACTGAGAAAGAGTTTTTAATGGAGACAATCGAAATATCTGAGCCTATGTTGTCAAGCTTTCTGCAAAAAGAGTGGCATGTTTGTAGGGTAGCAGGAGTACATTTGCAAGTAACTTCCTATGGCTATTATTTACCTCCAGCTTTTATTAGTGGATACAATCTTAATCGTATTTTAGCGCGTATCATTGATGGATTTATTACCGATTTTAAAAAAGGAGAGAAATTAGGCTCTATACATTTTTGTGTGGATGCTACACATTCTGAACACGTCAAATTCGTATTACAAGCTAACGTGCCACACAGCATCAAACCTGACATTCTAGAATTCATACGAATATATAACGGGAAAGCCGATGTTCATAAAGAAGATGAACAAACAATCCTTACATTCTATTTTTCGAGGTATTGAAATGGAAAAGCTAGCAGAGAGAATAGCCATTTATATAAAAGAACATACAGATAACCACCCTGCTTCCGTAGCTGTCCTCAAATTTGGCATTCAGGGGTTTCTTAGTGTTTTTATAACGACCGTCGTTCTACTTGTTGTTTCTGTTATGTTAGGACAAGTCTATGAAGTATTTATATTGGCTATTTCCTTTGGAGTTTTGCGAATGATGATTGGAGGAGCCCATGTAAAGACAGGGTGGGGCTGTACACTTAGCTCTACTGTCATGCTGGTGGGACTTAGTTACATACTTATCTCCCCTCAAACTTCGTATGCGCTTCTTGTATGCAGCCTGCTCATTGTTATCAAGTTTCCCTTTTACTTAGAACCTCATCAGTCTCGAAAATCTTTACAATATGCACACATCTTCAAAGTAGGCACTTTTATATGGATAGGCTTCGGTTTTCTTAGTACATATCTGGAAATGAGCTTTTCCTCTGCTTTTTCAATTGGAATATTTGCACAGGCGTTCACTATTACGCCTATAGGAGTTAAAGCAATACATCAATTAAACCGTTGGTTGTAAAGGAGGTGATAAAAAATGAAACGGAAACTCTTTTATTATGTTGCAACGGCATTCTCTGTACTCGCTACTTTGATTATTACGCCAAACTCACTGACATTCTTACATGCACCTGAAGTTCCTGAAGAACTCAAATAAAACGGAAATCTAGAACACATTTGGCACACAAAAACCCGGCGCTCAGCCGGGTATCTTTTTTTATTGGTCATTTTCTCAATGAATGTTCCGATACCCCCTAATGACCTTACTGAGAATCGTAACAGCTGGCAGCAGGATCGGACCCATAGTCGGTTTTTCGGGCTGCATGCGAATGTGATTTCTCTCCTTATAGAAAGTCTTCACGGTCGCTTCATCTTCTGCTGTCATCGCGACAACAATGTCTCTGTTATTGGCTGTCGGCTGCTGACGAACAATCACATAGTCGCCATCAAGAATTTCTATAGCCCTTGGCTTGGTTGGATCGCGTCGAATTAACCCTTTCTTCTCCAAATGTGCTAAATGATCACGTACTGTTGAAGCAGAAGACAATCCGACTGCTTCTCCAATCTCGCGGACAGAAGGCGGATACCCCTTGTCTTTTACTTCTTTCTTGACAAAACACAGAATTTATAGAAAATATACATAGGAAATACATGAAGTTATCAAAAAAGGAACTGGCACAACGTCTGATCCTCGCAGAACAATACTTTGCTGAAAATAATTCAAAGTGGGTAACGAATCATTTTGAAAAATTTAAGTAGGTGATTCACAATAAGTATCACCCTCCCTTCTTCAACTAACGAAGCAGGATTGTGTAATAA
This window contains:
- the lplT gene encoding lysophospholipid transporter LplT; translated protein: MRIAPLTALYWTQFISAFADNMIIFIVLAIMRQEGYPGFYIGLVQSAFLLAYVLCAPFVGLFADRNPKSWVLLIGNIIKAGGISLLMLGVSPVLSYLIVGIGAVTYSPAKYGILPELTPNEEALLKANGKIEGYTIFAILAGSVAGGILAEYSLFWAMTVCIGLYIVSLVGTFAIPRMPGNQSIRYNRALQDFISDTKRFFSSRKCRFSLVGTCSFWMSSTVLRFAFIAWIPLVLGITSLDKISMLVAITGVGIIIGSLATPYLIPAHKFYRSYIYGLMMALLIISSVFLSNLYLIIAVLMAIGFMGGAFIVPMNTVIQDEGHKLGGTGKAVAVQNFVNNTMMLLGMGIYTGATKAGVSAPASIVTIGLILLCFVLYLHFQKKKLLVVLQVPPQKNTSEFL
- a CDS encoding class I SAM-dependent methyltransferase: MSEREVQFNHVFEQWADQYDHTVSDTEGEYAEVFEGYEAILDQVAAELTSLRGKRVLEIGVGTGNLTERLLLQGWDVCGVDPSPDMREIARHKLPRFTVEDGHFLSIPEAMGQLDGIVSTYALHHLTDEQKARAIRQLAERLRDNGIIVFADTAYADEEAKQIIHTRAREQRAFALLEDLQTEYYTLVPVLRRMFEEAGLVFFARQLNRYVWLFTGRKPAQ
- a CDS encoding DUF6884 domain-containing protein, producing MKRRLCITPCGAVKIWDKHPELGAVPAYDAYISPFGSACHAYAKTFFDHWVILSAKHGFLRPTDLVPGNYDLAFDSKSQDIITIEALKRQVEEKELRRFDEIVIVAGKKHTKVIRAVFGDHCTYRFPLQGCKGIGYMLQRLNKAIKEKKEIE
- a CDS encoding stalk domain-containing protein produces the protein MRKSGKLKYLVTGFIAGGIFCSGVVYAASSIKVDFLPLKYYFDGVQKKTAKPGFIYNGTTYVPLRFMADSLGKEVLYNPKTKAIYVTSPTGGPTDLPIQPGDYSQKKIASVLSSDSSFYGEYTEAGTNKRWTFKISFFDFNNQTGSFNGKMEFVNTDDIIALQGEVINNKITFKETKFVHNSGSLSLGGDYVLSLKDNQLKGTREYKAKKGNVWIEVE
- a CDS encoding MmcQ/YjbR family DNA-binding protein, which encodes MELHTVRAYCLKKKGAFEDFPFGEDKHVIKICGKMFALLSDKDGVLHISLKCEPEACEILREQYSAIKPGYHLNKRHWNTIEVDDSIPSEEILGMIDHSYQLVFKGLKKVDKESLR
- a CDS encoding accessory gene regulator ArgB-like protein codes for the protein MEKLAERIAIYIKEHTDNHPASVAVLKFGIQGFLSVFITTVVLLVVSVMLGQVYEVFILAISFGVLRMMIGGAHVKTGWGCTLSSTVMLVGLSYILISPQTSYALLVCSLLIVIKFPFYLEPHQSRKSLQYAHIFKVGTFIWIGFGFLSTYLEMSFSSAFSIGIFAQAFTITPIGVKAIHQLNRWL
- a CDS encoding cyclic lactone autoinducer peptide — translated: MKRKLFYYVATAFSVLATLIITPNSLTFLHAPEVPEELK
- a CDS encoding LexA family protein, with amino-acid sequence MLCFVKKEVKDKGYPPSVREIGEAVGLSSASTVRDHLAHLEKKGLIRRDPTKPRAIEILDGDYVIVRQQPTANNRDIVVAMTAEDEATVKTFYKERNHIRMQPEKPTMGPILLPAVTILSKVIRGYRNIH